In Actinomycetes bacterium, the genomic window TCTGTCGTGCGCCGAAGCGCACGGACGGCCATCCATCTCGGGCTGCCGTTACCGACAGCCTCCTGCGGTCTACCCGGGAGCTAGGGCGGGCCGCCCTTCCTGCCGAGGCAGTCGCTCCCTGTCTGACCTTGCTCCGGGTGGGGTTTGCCGAGCCGCCCGGGTCACCCCGGGCGCTGGTGGTCTCTTACACCGCCGTTTCACCCTTACCGCCGTCGGCCGGAGCCGGCGGCGGCGGTCTGTTCTCTGTGGCACTGTCCCGCGGGTCACCCCGGGTGGGTGTTACCCACCACCCTGCCCTTGTGGAGCCCGGACTTTCCTCGGCAGACGTCTCCGCAGAAACGCCTGACGCGACCGTCCGGCCGGCTCGTCCGCCGTGCCCCACAGCCTAGCGCCTGGCCGCCCGGCAGCCGGCGTCAGACCAGGGCGAACCGCACCGACCGCCGCTGCACGTCCGCCTCGGCCAGCCGCACCCGCACCGCCTCGCCCACCGGAAGCCGTCCCTCGCAGGTCGCCCGCACGGCCGGGTCGGCGAGCTGCACGGTGCCCGACGCACCGTCGCGGCTCACCTCGACGACGACCGCGTCGAACTCCTCACCCTCGCGCCCGTGCAGCACGGCCGCCTCCATCAACGCCACGCACTCGCGCTCGAGCTCGTGCCCGACCCGCCCGGACTCCGACATGGTGGACGGCAGCCCCGGCAGCGCCGACCGCACAAAGCCGGGCACCTCGTCGCCGGCGCACAGGGCGAGACATACCTCGCTGACGTAGCGGTCGACGAGGCGGCGCAGCGGGGCGGTCGCGTGGGCGTACTCCGCGGCGACGGCGGCATGCGTCGCGTGCTCGGGCACGCCGCCGTCGAACGCGGTGTAGCCGGCGCCCCGCAGGAGCGAGGTGGCCTCCTCCAGCAGCGCCGCGTGGCGTGGGTTGGCCGGGTCGAGGTCGTGCACCACCTCGGCGTACGACCGGTCGCGCGGCCAGTCGACACCGAGGGCGCGGGCCGCCCGACGCAGCTGCTCGAGCGACTCGTTCGACGCCTGGGGCAGCGTGCGCAGCACGCCGATCTCCCCGTGCAGCATCAGGTCGGCTGCTGCCATGCCGGTCAGCAGCGACACCTGCTCGTTCCACGACTCGACCGGCAGCGTGGTCCGGTACTCCAGCCGGTAGCGGCCGCCGTCCTCGACGACCTCCTGCTCGGGGATCGGCAGGCTCACGCCGCCGCGCTCGACCTCCAGCGCCATGCGCAGCTTGCCCACCTGGGCGAGCAGCTGCAGCCGCTCGTCGGCCCGCCCGCTGTCCACCAGGTCTTGCACCGCGGCGTAGTCCAGCCGGTCCCGCGAGCGCACCCGGGCCCGCCGCACCTCGACCGCGGTCTGCTCCCCCTGCGGGTCGAGGTCGATGGTCCAGAGCACGGCCGCGCGCACCTCGCCGGGCAGCAGGGACGCGGCGCCCTCGGAGAGCACGGGCGGGTGCAGGGGCGTCCGGGTGTCCGGGCTGTAGTGGGTCTCGCCGCGACGGTGCGCCTCGGCGTCGACCGCACCCCCGGGCCGGACGTACGTCCCGACGTCCGCGATCGCGTACCGCAGCCGGTAGCCGCCGGCCCGACGCTCGAGGTGCATCGCCTGGTCCAGGTCCTCGGAGCCGGGTGGGTCGATCGTCAGGAAGGGCAGGTCGGTCAGGTCCTCCGCCGGCAGCCGGGCCTCGCGGGCCGACTCCTCCGCCTCGGCCAGGACGTCGGCCGGGAAGTCGGCGGCCAGGTCCAGCTCGTCGCGGATCCGCGCGAACCCCGCGCGCAGCTCCCGCCCCCCTGCCTCGTCGCGGACGCGCAGGGCGAGGTGTCGGCGTGGCATGGAAGGCACACTAAACGGGGCAGACTTCGCACCGTGTGGCGATGGCGTCGGCGCGGCGTGACGACTCGCGTCAGCCGAGCGGGTCGACCAGGCCGGAGAAGACCTCGAGCGCGTCGGTGTCGCTCGGCGGCTCGACGAGGTACTGCCGCACCCACTCCTCGCCGTCGGCGTAGCCGCTCCCCCGCACCGCCGCGGCCGCCGCCTCGGTGTCGAAGGCCGTCGCGCGCAGCTGGACGGTGGGTCCCAGCAGCGCCCAGGCCGCTCCCTCGGTGCCGTACGACATGCCGACGCTTCCGGCGTTGACGACGCGCCGCCGGTCGACGAGGCGGTCGAAGGGCATGTGCGTGTGCCCCATGACGACGGTCCTCTCCTCGACGCCCTCGAGCGCCCGTCGCCACACCGGCATCGGGCTGTCGACGAGCACGAAGTCGTCGTCGCGGCGCGGCGTCGCGTGGCAGAAGAGCACCGGCCCGAGGCCGTCGACGTCGAGGGTGACCGTCAGCGGCAGGCCGTCGATCAGCTCGCGGTGCCGCGGCTGCATCAGAGCTGCGGTCGCGATCGCCATCCCGGCGTTGGGGCTCTCGAGCCCGGTCTCGTCGTACGCCGCCAGGAGCTCGCGCTCGCAGTTGCCGTGCACCCACACAGCACGGTCGCCCAGCGACGCCAGCAGGTCGAGCGACTCGACCGGGACCGGACCGAGGGCGATGTCGCCGAGCAGCACGACGCGCTCGGCCGACCGGACGTCCGGCTCGGCGAGGACCGCCTCGAGCGCGACCAGGTTGGCGTGGATGTCGGAGAGGATCGCGACGCGCATGGTGCGATCGTGTCTCAGGTCTCGCCCCGTGTCGCGTCGATGCGCCATGGTTTCGCTGATGGGGGAAGGCCGGGCAGCGCACCTGGCGCTCTCCCTGCTCGTCGCCACGCTGGAGTCAGCCGGCCCTGTCCGGCCACGTCGACCCGCCACCCGCTCGAGCATGACCGGCCGAGCGGACCAGACAGAAGATGCAACGGCGATCAGGTGGCGCGACAACCGATTGTTTAAGGCGTTCGATCGTTTTTCGCGTCCGGTCGGCTGCCGGCTCACCGCCGGCCGTCAGCCAAGCACCGCGTTGAGCCGCGCCGCCTGCCTCGTCAGGTGGTCCCGCTCGGCCGCGCTGGGAGCCTGCCGGGCAGCCGCCGCGTAGAGCCGGGCCGCGCCCACCAGGTCACCGTCCTTCTCGTGCAGATGGGCCTCGACCGCGGTGTGACGGGGCAGCGACGGGTCGAGCTCGGCCAGCGCGGCCAGGCCGGCGCGCGCCCCGTCTGCCTCACCCACCGCGACCGCCTGGTTGAGGCGGGCCACCGGGCTGTCGGTCAGCCGGACCAGCTCGTCGTACCACTCCACGACCTGCACCCAGTCGGTCTCCTCGACCGTCCGGGCGTCGGCGTGCAGCGCGGCGATCGCCGCCTGCGCCTGGAACTCGCCGAGCCGGTCGCGGGCCAGGGCTCCCTGCAGGATCTCGACCCCCTCGGCGACCATCCGGGTGTCCCAGAGGCTGCGGTCCTGCTCGGCCAGCGGAACGAGGCTCCCGTCGGGCCGGCTGCGCGCGGGTCGGCGGGCGTGGTGGAGCAGCATCAGCGCCAGGAGCCCGAGCACCTCCTCGTGCTCGATCCGCGCTGCCAGCTCGCGGGTCAGCCGGATCGCCTCGGCGGCCAGGTCGACGTCGCCGGAGTAGCCCTCGTTGAACACCAGGTAGAGGACGCGCAGCACCGTGGCGACGTCGCCCGCCCGGTCCAGCCGCACGTCCGACACGGTCCGCTTGGCCCGGCTGATGCGCTGCGCCATCGTCGCCTCGGGCACCAGGTAGGCCTGCGCGATCTGCCGGGTGGTCAGGCCACCGACCGCCCGCAACGTGAGCGCCACCGCCGAGGCCGGCGTGAGGGACGGGTGTGCGCACAGGAAGTAGAGCGCGAGCGTGTCGTCCACCGAGG contains:
- a CDS encoding RNB domain-containing ribonuclease, translated to MPRRHLALRVRDEAGGRELRAGFARIRDELDLAADFPADVLAEAEESAREARLPAEDLTDLPFLTIDPPGSEDLDQAMHLERRAGGYRLRYAIADVGTYVRPGGAVDAEAHRRGETHYSPDTRTPLHPPVLSEGAASLLPGEVRAAVLWTIDLDPQGEQTAVEVRRARVRSRDRLDYAAVQDLVDSGRADERLQLLAQVGKLRMALEVERGGVSLPIPEQEVVEDGGRYRLEYRTTLPVESWNEQVSLLTGMAAADLMLHGEIGVLRTLPQASNESLEQLRRAARALGVDWPRDRSYAEVVHDLDPANPRHAALLEEATSLLRGAGYTAFDGGVPEHATHAAVAAEYAHATAPLRRLVDRYVSEVCLALCAGDEVPGFVRSALPGLPSTMSESGRVGHELERECVALMEAAVLHGREGEEFDAVVVEVSRDGASGTVQLADPAVRATCEGRLPVGEAVRVRLAEADVQRRSVRFALV
- a CDS encoding metallophosphoesterase family protein, producing MRVAILSDIHANLVALEAVLAEPDVRSAERVVLLGDIALGPVPVESLDLLASLGDRAVWVHGNCERELLAAYDETGLESPNAGMAIATAALMQPRHRELIDGLPLTVTLDVDGLGPVLFCHATPRRDDDFVLVDSPMPVWRRALEGVEERTVVMGHTHMPFDRLVDRRRVVNAGSVGMSYGTEGAAWALLGPTVQLRATAFDTEAAAAAVRGSGYADGEEWVRQYLVEPPSDTDALEVFSGLVDPLG
- a CDS encoding DUF6596 domain-containing protein; its protein translation is MDETLLRSLTPAVIGVLVRRGADFAAAEDAVQEALVEAVRSWPDDPPRDPKGWLVTVAWRRFLDGVRAEAARLDREARVWQEPVPGPVTSVDDTLALYFLCAHPSLTPASAVALTLRAVGGLTTRQIAQAYLVPEATMAQRISRAKRTVSDVRLDRAGDVATVLRVLYLVFNEGYSGDVDLAAEAIRLTRELAARIEHEEVLGLLALMLLHHARRPARSRPDGSLVPLAEQDRSLWDTRMVAEGVEILQGALARDRLGEFQAQAAIAALHADARTVEETDWVQVVEWYDELVRLTDSPVARLNQAVAVGEADGARAGLAALAELDPSLPRHTAVEAHLHEKDGDLVGAARLYAAAARQAPSAAERDHLTRQAARLNAVLG